In Camelus dromedarius isolate mCamDro1 chromosome 4, mCamDro1.pat, whole genome shotgun sequence, the following are encoded in one genomic region:
- the LOC105093703 gene encoding thioredoxin-like codes for MVKQVKSKYAFQESLNSAGDKLVVVDFSTTWCGLCKMIKPFFHSLSENYSTVVFLKVDVYDYQDVTSECEVKCMPAFQFFKKGQKVDEFSGANKEKHEATINELI; via the coding sequence ATGGTGAAGCAGGTCAAGAGCAAGTATGCTTTTCAGGAATCCTTGAACAGTGCAGGAGATAAACTGGTAGTAGTCGACTTCTCAACTACATGGTGTGGGCTTTGCAAAATGATCAagcctttctttcattctctctctgaaAACTATTCCACAGTGGTGTTCCTTAAAGTAGATGTCTATGACTATCAGGACGTTACTTCAGAGTGTGAAGTCAAATGCATGCCAGccttccagttttttaaaaaggggcaAAAGGTGGATGAATTTTCTGGAGCTAATAAGGAAAAACATGAAGCCACCATTAATGAATTAATCTGA